From the genome of Onthophagus taurus isolate NC chromosome 5, IU_Otau_3.0, whole genome shotgun sequence, one region includes:
- the LOC111419176 gene encoding general odorant-binding protein 56h-like encodes MAKMVLLLLLGFLFRGYSQDMQSNFLLANVIRHAQRCASQFNVNNAILNDFSNNQSLIGLLTAQKAIDRNVKCMIKCMMEQENYFVDRKINIQSSVVNTPQGGTLDIRKCTTVDDNDDCELVFKAVKCIVEEATRINN; translated from the exons atggcaAAGATGGTTTTACTCTTACTTCTCGGTTTTCTTTTCCGGGGTTACTCTCAAGATATGcag AGTAATTTTCTGTTAGCAAACGTGATTCGGCACGCTCAAAGATGCGCGAGCCAATTTAACGTAAACAATgcgattttaaatgatttctcAAACAATCAATCACTAATTGGTTTATTAACAGCCCAAAAAGCAATCGATCGAAACGTAAAATGTATGATTAAGTGTATGATGGAGCAAGAAAATTATTTCGTCGATCGAAAAATTAACATTCAATCATCCGTTGTGAATACCCCGCAAGGTGGTACTTTGGATATTCGAAAATGCACCACCGTCGATGATAACGATGATTGTGAGTTGGTGTTTAAAGCTGTTAAATGCATCGTTGAAGAAGCTACaagaataaacaattaa